Proteins encoded together in one Streptomyces umbrinus window:
- a CDS encoding class F sortase produces MSDREDREHTSGGGRLLMGVAWALLLLGLWLWGREVTDVRQGISAPTTGDVAAVGRPLGVELPPAAEPLGDARPQRVDIPALGVQAPVVTRGLDPRGAIDPPPYGQAGTVGWYGDGARPGAAGTALLVGHVDTETRPAVFYHLSEVRPGETVRVVRDDGRVAEFTVEDVQVFARDRFDAEKVYGTRQTGRAELRLITCGGTFDRTSRTYTANVVVSAYLSGTGV; encoded by the coding sequence ATGTCCGACCGGGAGGACCGGGAACACACCTCCGGCGGCGGCCGGCTGCTCATGGGCGTGGCCTGGGCGCTGCTGCTCCTCGGGCTGTGGCTGTGGGGCCGCGAGGTGACCGACGTACGCCAGGGCATATCCGCGCCGACCACGGGTGACGTGGCGGCGGTCGGGCGGCCCCTCGGCGTCGAACTGCCGCCCGCGGCCGAGCCGTTGGGGGATGCGCGGCCCCAGCGCGTGGACATCCCCGCACTGGGCGTGCAGGCACCCGTGGTGACCCGCGGCCTCGACCCCCGCGGGGCGATCGATCCGCCGCCCTACGGACAGGCGGGGACCGTCGGCTGGTACGGGGACGGTGCGCGGCCCGGGGCGGCCGGGACCGCGCTGCTCGTCGGGCACGTGGACACCGAGACCCGGCCCGCGGTCTTCTACCACCTCAGCGAGGTACGGCCGGGCGAGACGGTCCGGGTGGTCCGCGACGACGGCAGGGTCGCCGAGTTCACCGTCGAGGACGTCCAGGTCTTCGCGCGGGACCGCTTCGACGCCGAGAAGGTGTACGGGACACGGCAGACCGGCCGCGCCGAACTGCGCCTGATCACCTGCGGCGGCACCTTCGACCGGACCAGCCGCACCTACACGGCGAACGTGGTCGTCTCCGCGTACCTCAGCGGCACGGGTGTGTGA
- a CDS encoding GAF and ANTAR domain-containing protein has translation MTLLDASAAGIMLIEGGETVSFGASSRRQELALDLLEVQHHGGPCLESYGSGEPVPPVAIRAAHASSRWPDFTERALRYDIGSTFAVPLQRNGTPLGALNVFAPEPADPSPPPAHPSPAPADETGLLLAQTLADAAALGLANHRVFTQYRTLTGQLQEALSSRVRIEQAKGILAERRRTGMDEAFIALRRYARSHRLPIDEVATAVIAGTEDPSELGHERPEPS, from the coding sequence GTGACCCTCCTGGACGCCTCCGCGGCCGGCATCATGCTGATCGAGGGCGGCGAGACGGTGTCGTTCGGCGCGAGCAGCCGCCGACAGGAGCTGGCGCTCGACCTGTTGGAGGTCCAGCACCACGGCGGACCCTGCCTGGAGAGCTACGGCAGCGGAGAGCCAGTCCCGCCGGTCGCGATCCGCGCGGCCCACGCCTCCTCCCGCTGGCCCGACTTCACCGAACGGGCGCTGCGGTACGACATCGGAAGCACCTTCGCGGTACCGCTGCAGCGGAACGGGACCCCGCTCGGCGCCCTCAACGTGTTCGCGCCGGAGCCGGCCGACCCGTCCCCGCCACCGGCCCACCCGTCCCCTGCACCGGCGGACGAGACCGGACTGCTCCTCGCGCAGACCCTGGCCGACGCGGCCGCCCTGGGGCTCGCCAACCACCGCGTGTTCACCCAGTACCGGACACTGACGGGCCAGTTGCAGGAGGCCCTCTCCAGCCGCGTACGCATCGAGCAGGCGAAGGGCATCCTCGCCGAGCGCCGGCGGACCGGGATGGACGAGGCGTTCATCGCGCTGCGCAGGTACGCGCGCAGTCACCGGCTGCCCATCGACGAGGTCGCGACGGCCGTGATCGCGGGCACGGAGGACCCCTCCGAACTGGGCCACGAGCGCCCCGAACCTTCGTAG
- a CDS encoding glycoside hydrolase family 6 protein, translating to MYGSRGAVSLFATGGVAKASVAVAGAVLLLAGCSSSDGDGEKDKSGAKVSQQPKDKDPFWVNPDGNAAEQVASYVKDGKKDDAELIRKIAEQPTGEWLTPENAEQEARGFTEAAAKADRDALLVVYNIPHRDCGQFSGGGAADGNAYRGFIDQVAKGIGDRATTVILEPDAVLHMVDGCTPDEFHEERYDLLRGAVEKFKSLKNTKVYLDAGNAGWGKTDDIAEPLKLAGVEQADGFSVNVSNFYTTADSTKYGKDLSSKVGNKPFVVDTSRNGNGPYTEGDPAENWCNPPGRALGESPTTKTDDDLVDAYVWVKRPGESDGTCKGGPKAGQWWPEYALKLAKATK from the coding sequence ATGTACGGGAGCAGGGGGGCTGTGTCTCTTTTCGCCACTGGAGGGGTGGCAAAGGCGTCCGTGGCGGTGGCCGGAGCTGTGCTGCTGCTGGCGGGGTGCTCATCCTCGGACGGCGACGGCGAGAAGGACAAGTCGGGCGCCAAGGTGAGCCAGCAGCCCAAGGACAAGGACCCGTTCTGGGTCAATCCGGATGGGAACGCTGCCGAGCAGGTGGCCTCATATGTGAAGGACGGCAAGAAGGACGACGCCGAACTGATCCGCAAGATCGCCGAGCAGCCCACCGGTGAGTGGCTCACTCCGGAGAACGCCGAGCAGGAGGCGCGCGGTTTCACCGAGGCCGCCGCGAAGGCCGACCGGGACGCGCTGCTCGTCGTCTACAACATCCCGCACCGCGACTGCGGCCAGTTCTCGGGCGGCGGCGCCGCGGACGGCAACGCGTACCGGGGCTTCATCGACCAGGTCGCCAAGGGCATCGGCGACCGCGCGACCACGGTGATCCTGGAGCCGGACGCCGTGCTGCACATGGTGGACGGCTGCACCCCGGACGAGTTCCACGAGGAGCGCTACGACCTTCTGCGGGGCGCGGTCGAGAAGTTCAAGTCCCTGAAGAACACGAAGGTCTACCTGGACGCGGGCAACGCGGGCTGGGGCAAGACCGACGACATCGCCGAGCCGCTGAAGCTGGCGGGCGTCGAGCAGGCCGACGGCTTCTCGGTCAACGTGTCCAACTTCTACACGACGGCCGACAGCACGAAGTACGGCAAGGACCTGTCGTCGAAGGTCGGCAACAAGCCGTTCGTGGTCGACACCAGCCGCAACGGCAACGGCCCGTACACGGAAGGCGATCCGGCGGAGAACTGGTGCAACCCGCCCGGCCGCGCGCTCGGCGAGTCGCCCACGACCAAGACCGACGACGACCTCGTCGACGCGTACGTGTGGGTCAAGCGGCCCGGCGAGTCCGACGGCACGTGCAAGGGCGGCCCGAAGGCCGGCCAGTGGTGGCCCGAGTACGCACTGAAGCTCGCGAAGGCAACCAAGTAA
- a CDS encoding kelch motif-containing protein, which translates to MKDGSSRRRARRIAIGAAVVLALAGMNGPALYRFGSDQYHEYKINRPEYKADNGKWDIVEFPEEYRLNTIHAALLHTGKILLIAGSGNNQDNFDAKKFDTRVWDPVKKTIKKVPTPADLFCTGHTQLPNGNLLIAGGTKRYEKLKGDITKAGGLMVVHNENPDKPITLPAGTRFTGKEGGKTFVSKDPVVVERAKKVFDPETGEFLRNEPGLGRIYVEAQKSGKKYETGTQDNYRVQGLSGAAARNTYGIAEKLALDKKDFQGIKDAYEFDPVAEKYIKVDPMNEARWYPTLTTLSDGKILSLSGLDEIGQLVPGKNEVYDPKTKKWTYTKGVRQFPTYPAISLMQNGKLFYSGANAGYGPDDVGRDPGIWDLKSNKFNKLKGMSDPKLLETAGTVLLPPAQDEKYMVIGGGGVGESEQSSKKTRIIDLLDDDPKFVDGPELEKGTRYPQYSILPNDDVLVSGGSEDYRGRGASNILQARMYDSKTNDFKRVADPLVGRNYHSGSILLPDGRVMFFGSDSLYADKANTKPGKFEQRVEIYTPPYLYQGSRPSLSGGPKTIERGGSGTFTSQHASSIKTARLIRPSASTHVTDVDQRSIALDFTKTKDGIEVTVPKSRNLVESGWYMLFVTDDQGTPSKAQWVKIP; encoded by the coding sequence GTGAAAGACGGTTCCAGCCGCCGCCGCGCCCGCCGCATCGCGATAGGTGCGGCGGTGGTGCTTGCGCTGGCCGGGATGAACGGACCCGCGCTCTACCGCTTCGGGTCGGACCAGTACCACGAGTACAAGATCAACAGACCTGAGTACAAGGCCGACAACGGCAAGTGGGACATCGTCGAGTTCCCCGAGGAGTACCGGCTCAACACCATCCACGCCGCGCTCCTGCACACCGGCAAGATCCTGCTGATCGCGGGCTCCGGCAACAACCAGGACAACTTCGACGCGAAGAAGTTCGACACGCGTGTCTGGGACCCGGTCAAGAAGACGATCAAGAAGGTCCCGACGCCGGCCGACCTGTTCTGCACGGGCCACACGCAACTGCCCAACGGCAACCTGCTGATCGCGGGCGGCACCAAGCGGTACGAGAAGCTCAAGGGCGACATCACCAAGGCCGGCGGCCTGATGGTCGTCCACAACGAGAACCCGGACAAGCCGATCACCCTGCCCGCGGGCACCCGGTTCACGGGCAAGGAGGGCGGCAAGACGTTCGTGTCGAAGGACCCGGTCGTCGTCGAGCGGGCCAAGAAGGTCTTCGACCCGGAGACCGGCGAGTTCCTGCGCAACGAACCCGGCCTGGGCCGGATCTACGTCGAGGCGCAGAAGAGCGGCAAGAAGTACGAGACGGGTACGCAGGACAACTACCGCGTGCAGGGCCTGTCGGGCGCCGCGGCGCGCAACACGTACGGCATCGCCGAGAAGCTCGCCCTGGACAAGAAGGACTTCCAGGGCATCAAGGACGCCTACGAGTTCGACCCGGTCGCCGAGAAGTACATCAAGGTCGACCCGATGAACGAGGCGCGCTGGTACCCGACGCTCACCACCCTGTCCGACGGCAAGATCCTCAGCCTCTCCGGCCTCGACGAGATCGGCCAGCTCGTGCCGGGCAAGAACGAGGTGTACGACCCGAAGACCAAGAAGTGGACGTACACCAAGGGTGTCAGGCAGTTCCCGACCTACCCGGCGATCTCCCTGATGCAGAACGGCAAGCTGTTCTACTCGGGCGCGAACGCCGGCTACGGCCCCGACGACGTCGGCCGTGACCCGGGCATCTGGGACCTGAAGTCGAACAAGTTCAACAAGCTCAAGGGCATGTCCGACCCGAAGCTCCTGGAGACCGCGGGCACGGTGCTGCTGCCGCCCGCGCAGGACGAGAAGTACATGGTGATCGGCGGCGGCGGGGTCGGCGAGTCCGAGCAGTCCAGCAAGAAGACCCGCATCATCGACCTGCTGGACGACGACCCGAAGTTCGTCGACGGTCCCGAGTTGGAGAAGGGTACGCGCTATCCGCAGTACTCGATCCTGCCCAACGACGACGTGCTGGTGTCCGGCGGCTCGGAGGACTACCGCGGCCGCGGTGCCTCCAACATCCTCCAGGCGCGGATGTACGACTCGAAGACCAACGACTTCAAGCGGGTCGCCGACCCGCTGGTGGGCCGGAACTACCACTCGGGTTCGATCCTGCTGCCCGACGGCCGCGTGATGTTCTTCGGCTCGGACTCGCTCTACGCCGACAAGGCCAACACCAAGCCGGGCAAGTTCGAGCAGCGCGTCGAGATCTACACGCCGCCGTATCTGTACCAGGGTTCGCGGCCCTCGCTCTCGGGCGGTCCCAAGACCATCGAGCGCGGCGGCTCCGGGACGTTCACCTCGCAGCACGCCTCGTCGATCAAGACGGCCCGCCTGATCCGGCCGAGCGCGTCGACGCACGTCACCGACGTCGACCAGCGGTCCATCGCGCTGGACTTCACGAAGACGAAGGACGGCATCGAGGTCACCGTGCCCAAGAGCCGCAACCTCGTCGAGTCCGGCTGGTACATGCTGTTCGTCACGGACGACCAGGGCACCCCGAGCAAGGCCCAGTGGGTCAAGATTCCCTGA
- a CDS encoding glycosyltransferase family 2 protein, protein MTSTPTGARQNSDPSETTQLRVPSQTRTGSFRRIKKTLPRYDYEHYSRLAGPLTQPDPTQPYKVQYRSLLSQEPHRLRAALMLGAAPLLSLVLLVWLLQPAHWTERDYPAFDFLPALDIVMLVSIGLIELFRCMNVLSNAHATLVARDPIPVVPETGTRVAFLTSFVPGKEPLEMVTKTLEAAVKIRHRGLMHVWLLDEGNDPEVREVCERLGVHHFSRKGVAKWNMPKGPHRAKTKHGNYNAWLDAHGDNYDYFASVDTDHVPLPNYLERMLGFFRDPNVGFVIGPQVYGNYDNPITKAAESQQFLFHALIQRAGNAYGSPMFVGTSNAVRIKALKQIGGLYDSITEDMATGFEIHRHKNPATGRKWRSVYTPDVLAVGEGPNAWTDFFTQQMRWSRGTYETILKQYWKGWYSLPPSKLFNYTMMIIFYPMSALNWILAALSCALFLGLGASGVNIDPAIWLMLYGNASALQIGLYVWNRRHNVSPHEPEGSGGVAGMIMSALSAPLYAKALIDSVLRRKSKFVVTPKGDSASPDTWFGTFRYHWYFMAIFAGSIAAGFVYGHAHPAMIIWATFALLITASPMFAWRWMMRQDKKGRKHRQGGPQDPPAPPQDSRIPHQPQSSQQPPVAPHTPQQKPSWAAGGGNDQTVQIALGGRQHQSGG, encoded by the coding sequence ATGACGTCGACGCCGACGGGCGCCCGGCAGAACTCCGATCCGTCCGAGACCACCCAACTGAGGGTGCCGTCACAGACTCGGACCGGCAGCTTCCGGAGAATCAAGAAGACACTGCCGAGATACGACTACGAGCACTACAGCAGGCTTGCGGGGCCTCTCACACAGCCCGATCCGACCCAGCCGTACAAGGTGCAGTACCGCTCGCTGCTCTCGCAGGAGCCGCACCGGCTGCGCGCTGCCCTGATGCTGGGCGCCGCGCCGCTGCTCTCGCTCGTCCTGCTCGTCTGGCTGCTCCAGCCGGCGCACTGGACCGAACGCGACTACCCGGCCTTCGACTTCCTGCCGGCGCTCGACATCGTGATGCTGGTCTCGATCGGTCTGATCGAGCTCTTCCGCTGCATGAACGTGCTGTCGAACGCGCACGCCACGCTGGTCGCCCGCGACCCGATCCCGGTGGTGCCCGAGACCGGTACGAGAGTGGCGTTCCTCACCTCCTTCGTGCCCGGCAAAGAGCCGCTGGAGATGGTGACGAAGACCCTCGAAGCCGCGGTCAAGATCCGCCACCGCGGCCTCATGCACGTCTGGCTGCTCGACGAGGGCAACGACCCCGAGGTCCGGGAGGTCTGCGAGCGCCTCGGCGTGCACCACTTCTCCCGCAAGGGCGTCGCGAAGTGGAACATGCCCAAGGGCCCGCACCGCGCGAAGACCAAGCACGGCAACTACAACGCCTGGCTGGACGCGCACGGCGACAACTACGACTACTTCGCCTCGGTCGACACCGACCACGTGCCGCTGCCGAACTACCTGGAGCGGATGCTCGGCTTCTTCCGCGACCCGAACGTCGGCTTCGTGATCGGCCCGCAGGTCTACGGCAACTACGACAACCCGATCACCAAGGCCGCCGAGTCGCAGCAGTTCCTGTTCCACGCGCTGATCCAGCGGGCCGGCAACGCCTACGGCTCCCCGATGTTCGTCGGCACGTCCAACGCCGTACGCATCAAGGCGCTGAAGCAGATCGGCGGTCTGTACGACTCGATCACCGAGGACATGGCGACCGGCTTCGAGATCCACCGCCACAAGAACCCGGCGACGGGCAGGAAGTGGCGTTCGGTCTACACGCCGGACGTGCTGGCCGTCGGTGAGGGCCCGAACGCCTGGACGGACTTCTTCACCCAGCAGATGCGCTGGTCGCGAGGGACGTACGAGACGATCCTCAAGCAGTACTGGAAGGGCTGGTACTCGCTTCCGCCGAGCAAGCTCTTCAACTACACGATGATGATCATCTTCTACCCGATGTCGGCCCTCAACTGGATCCTGGCGGCGCTGAGCTGTGCGCTGTTCCTGGGCCTGGGCGCCTCGGGTGTGAACATCGACCCGGCGATCTGGCTGATGCTCTACGGCAACGCCTCGGCGCTGCAGATCGGTCTCTACGTCTGGAACCGCCGTCACAACGTCTCGCCGCACGAGCCCGAGGGCTCCGGCGGTGTGGCGGGCATGATCATGTCCGCGCTGTCGGCGCCGCTCTACGCGAAGGCGCTGATCGACTCCGTCCTGCGTCGCAAGAGCAAGTTCGTGGTCACCCCGAAGGGCGATTCCGCGAGCCCGGACACCTGGTTCGGGACCTTCCGGTACCACTGGTACTTCATGGCGATCTTCGCCGGTTCGATCGCTGCGGGCTTCGTCTACGGTCACGCCCACCCGGCGATGATCATCTGGGCGACTTTCGCGCTGCTCATCACCGCCTCGCCGATGTTCGCCTGGCGCTGGATGATGCGGCAGGACAAGAAGGGGCGCAAGCACCGGCAGGGCGGTCCCCAGGACCCGCCCGCTCCCCCGCAGGACAGCCGCATTCCCCACCAGCCACAGAGTTCACAGCAGCCTCCGGTCGCACCGCACACGCCCCAGCAGAAGCCCAGTTGGGCGGCAGGCGGGGGCAACGACCAGACGGTGCAGATCGCCCTCGGGGGACGGCAGCATCAATCCGGGGGCTGA
- a CDS encoding FadR/GntR family transcriptional regulator produces MARDLQERIKKLIIDRRLPSGAVLPTEPELMELLGASRNSVREALKALQAMGIVEIRHGFGTYVGPMSMAPMIEGLAFRTVAGHYRGEDSLLQLLQLREAVETGLIVRLAGKVPADDLAELDTLVDRMDAEAAAGTGLADTDRAFHATLYRGLGNLLLSELLEAFWDAFHRVRTDLVGLPQDPKVTCRQHREILDAVRSGDATRAEDAIREHFGNIRTRLTATAPNETIRHPNERV; encoded by the coding sequence ATGGCGCGCGACCTCCAGGAGCGGATCAAGAAGCTCATCATTGACCGCCGGCTGCCCTCGGGCGCCGTACTTCCGACCGAGCCCGAGCTCATGGAGCTGCTCGGCGCCAGCCGCAATTCCGTGCGCGAGGCGCTGAAGGCGCTCCAGGCGATGGGCATCGTCGAGATCCGGCACGGCTTCGGCACCTACGTGGGACCGATGTCCATGGCCCCGATGATCGAGGGCCTCGCCTTCCGCACGGTCGCCGGGCACTACCGGGGCGAAGACAGCCTGCTCCAGCTCCTGCAGCTGCGCGAGGCCGTGGAGACCGGGCTGATCGTCCGGCTCGCGGGCAAGGTCCCGGCGGACGATCTCGCCGAACTGGACACCCTGGTGGACCGTATGGACGCGGAGGCGGCCGCGGGCACCGGTCTCGCGGACACCGACCGTGCCTTTCACGCCACTCTCTACCGGGGGCTGGGCAACCTGCTGCTGAGCGAGCTTCTGGAGGCCTTCTGGGACGCCTTCCACCGCGTACGCACGGATCTCGTGGGGCTGCCGCAGGATCCGAAGGTCACCTGCCGGCAGCACCGGGAGATCCTCGACGCGGTGCGCTCCGGCGACGCCACCAGGGCGGAGGACGCGATAAGGGAACACTTCGGCAACATCCGTACGCGCTTGACCGCAACCGCACCGAACGAGACCATCAGACACCCCAATGAGCGCGTATGA
- a CDS encoding peptidoglycan-binding protein has product MAAPVFEEFDPESGCECPGCTHWRLVLPHSTATGFGGHPAAHRALVLAAAAGTALGAGHVVPAVAAAAHAPRLPGAPAADEPDTPQGGKTPLHGPGGVPAKVKAPPTTRAEIINRAKEWVAAEVPYSMSAYWSDGYRQDCSGFVSMAWNLGGNEWTGSLDKFGVRIPREQLEPGDILLFHNPADPEKGSHVVIFGGWTDYTQDYYIAYEEARPRARKQATPYAYWKYSDRYLAYRYKGLKGGTEGEGPTSPVGPKTPATPTTPTTPAAPVTSPGTKPAAPPYPGAAAFGPGASNASVTRLGRMLVERGASAYYSAGPGPRWSEADRRATQAFQRAQGWTGADADGFPGPATWAYLVSDKGRDIVAPSGGSSGKPGRPPAGGVASHGVPGYPGRALFRPGASNEYVTRLGKQLVKKGFGKHYTQGPGPRWGEGDRRNVEAFQRAQGWRGGAADGYPGPETWRRLFS; this is encoded by the coding sequence ATGGCGGCTCCGGTATTCGAGGAATTCGATCCCGAGAGCGGCTGTGAATGCCCCGGATGTACGCACTGGCGGCTTGTGCTGCCACATTCCACGGCCACCGGATTCGGCGGCCACCCGGCGGCCCACCGAGCGCTCGTCCTGGCCGCCGCGGCCGGCACGGCGCTCGGCGCGGGCCACGTCGTACCGGCCGTCGCGGCCGCCGCGCACGCCCCGCGGCTGCCCGGCGCCCCCGCGGCCGACGAACCCGACACACCGCAGGGCGGCAAGACCCCGCTCCACGGCCCCGGAGGCGTTCCGGCCAAGGTCAAGGCACCTCCGACGACCCGGGCCGAGATCATCAACCGGGCCAAGGAGTGGGTCGCCGCCGAGGTGCCCTACAGCATGAGCGCGTACTGGTCCGACGGGTACCGCCAGGACTGCTCGGGCTTCGTCTCGATGGCCTGGAACCTCGGCGGCAACGAATGGACGGGCAGCCTCGACAAGTTCGGCGTCCGGATTCCCCGGGAGCAGCTGGAACCCGGTGACATTCTCCTGTTCCACAATCCGGCGGACCCCGAGAAGGGGTCTCACGTCGTGATTTTCGGGGGCTGGACGGATTACACGCAGGACTATTACATCGCGTACGAGGAGGCCCGCCCGCGCGCCCGCAAGCAGGCCACTCCGTACGCCTACTGGAAGTATTCGGACCGCTATCTGGCGTACCGCTACAAGGGGCTGAAAGGGGGAACCGAGGGCGAGGGGCCGACTTCTCCAGTCGGCCCCAAGACTCCGGCCACCCCGACCACTCCGACCACTCCGGCCGCCCCCGTCACCTCTCCGGGGACGAAACCGGCGGCGCCGCCCTACCCGGGTGCGGCGGCCTTCGGGCCCGGGGCGAGCAACGCCAGCGTCACCCGGCTGGGGCGGATGCTGGTCGAGCGGGGCGCGAGTGCGTACTACTCGGCGGGGCCCGGACCGCGCTGGTCGGAGGCCGACCGCAGGGCCACCCAGGCGTTCCAGCGGGCACAGGGCTGGACCGGGGCGGACGCGGACGGGTTCCCGGGGCCGGCGACCTGGGCGTACCTGGTGAGCGACAAGGGCCGGGACATCGTCGCCCCGAGCGGCGGCAGTTCCGGCAAGCCCGGGCGGCCCCCGGCCGGAGGTGTCGCCTCGCACGGCGTCCCCGGCTATCCGGGGCGGGCGTTGTTCCGGCCGGGCGCCAGCAACGAGTACGTCACCCGGCTCGGGAAGCAGCTGGTGAAGAAGGGGTTCGGCAAGCACTACACGCAGGGGCCGGGACCGCGCTGGGGCGAGGGCGACCGGCGCAACGTCGAGGCGTTCCAGCGTGCGCAGGGGTGGCGCGGCGGGGCGGCCGACGGCTACCCGGGTCCGGAGACCTGGCGGCGGCTCTTCTCCTGA
- a CDS encoding SPFH domain-containing protein, which translates to MSTTTEQSPEFEGAPEAGGRDTGGRGARLIHNEATTEIPVHLLFRDEPEPVSVPLAPAVVSRRRGTGEQPRVTRRSPAPVRQRPVVEVDPDLVERPAGVLPGMVGALAGAVGAAGCVLASWWAGVLPPLAVDALGLPVRMSAGLGGPQWAALAGAGALTLFGFGGLARGRTGRAWVLGLFGRYRGTVRRTGLMWVNPLVLRRRIDVRLRHWRSDPMPAVDANGVALRVVVLVVWRVRDTARAALGVEDHQRYLRECVEAALARVLAQLPADVAPNSPRAAESATLRNTEAVGDSLTRIVAADAAAAGLQVFSAQPLRVEYAPEVAAVMQRRRIAALDAQHRDKVLTSVVDSVEDTVTRLTVRGLVELDDYERKALVKDLTVAFYTGHGDR; encoded by the coding sequence ATGAGTACGACGACTGAACAGTCCCCGGAGTTCGAGGGGGCCCCAGAGGCGGGCGGTCGGGACACGGGTGGCCGCGGGGCGCGGCTCATCCACAACGAGGCGACCACCGAGATCCCGGTCCACCTGCTGTTCCGCGACGAGCCCGAGCCGGTGTCCGTACCGCTCGCGCCCGCCGTGGTGAGCCGGCGGCGCGGCACCGGCGAGCAGCCGAGGGTCACCCGGCGCTCTCCCGCCCCGGTGCGGCAGCGGCCGGTGGTGGAGGTCGACCCCGACCTGGTGGAGCGGCCCGCGGGCGTACTGCCGGGCATGGTCGGGGCACTGGCCGGTGCCGTCGGCGCGGCGGGCTGCGTCCTCGCGTCCTGGTGGGCGGGCGTGCTGCCGCCGCTCGCCGTGGACGCGCTGGGGCTGCCGGTGCGGATGAGCGCCGGGCTCGGCGGACCGCAGTGGGCGGCGCTCGCCGGGGCCGGGGCGCTCACCCTGTTCGGGTTCGGCGGGCTGGCCCGCGGCCGTACCGGGCGCGCCTGGGTGCTCGGCCTCTTCGGCCGCTACCGGGGCACGGTCCGGCGCACCGGGCTCATGTGGGTCAACCCGCTGGTGCTGCGCCGCCGGATCGACGTACGCCTGCGGCACTGGCGCAGCGACCCGATGCCGGCGGTCGACGCGAACGGGGTCGCGCTGAGGGTCGTGGTGCTCGTCGTCTGGCGGGTGCGGGACACCGCGCGCGCCGCGCTCGGCGTCGAGGACCACCAGCGGTATCTGCGCGAGTGCGTGGAGGCGGCGCTGGCCCGGGTGCTCGCGCAGCTGCCGGCCGATGTCGCGCCGAACTCGCCGAGGGCCGCCGAGTCCGCGACCCTGCGCAACACCGAGGCCGTCGGCGACTCGCTGACCCGGATCGTGGCCGCGGACGCGGCGGCGGCCGGCCTCCAGGTGTTCTCCGCGCAGCCGCTGCGCGTCGAGTACGCCCCCGAGGTCGCCGCCGTGATGCAGCGCCGCAGGATCGCGGCACTCGACGCCCAGCACCGCGACAAGGTCCTCACCTCGGTCGTCGACTCCGTCGAGGACACGGTGACCCGGCTGACCGTGCGCGGGCTCGTCGAACTCGACGACTACGAGCGCAAGGCTCTGGTGAAGGATCTGACGGTGGCGTTCTATACGGGACATGGAGATCGCTGA
- a CDS encoding nucleoside/nucleotide kinase family protein, which produces MEIADRRTPAPNLAGLAEYAWNLTADTPRAVLGLAGPPGAGKSTLARALVERIGEGAAYLPLDGFHLSNAQLERLSLTARKGSEPSFDVWGYVDLLRRVLDETGRDIYVPDYDRTLDEPVAARHVVPPAARLIVTEGNYLACDLPGWRDAHVFMEECWYVEAPGDVRQVRLVERQLAGGRNEAQARDWVATNDDPNGELVEKSRDRCHRILSTIGMDMFKAQQ; this is translated from the coding sequence ATGGAGATCGCTGACCGCCGCACCCCCGCACCGAATCTCGCCGGGCTCGCCGAGTACGCCTGGAATCTGACCGCCGACACCCCCCGCGCCGTCCTGGGCCTCGCGGGCCCGCCCGGCGCCGGGAAGTCGACCCTCGCCCGTGCCCTGGTCGAACGGATCGGCGAGGGCGCCGCCTATCTCCCGCTCGACGGCTTCCATCTCTCCAACGCCCAGTTGGAGCGCCTCAGCCTGACCGCCCGCAAGGGCTCCGAGCCGAGCTTCGACGTGTGGGGGTACGTCGACCTGCTGCGCCGGGTCCTCGACGAGACCGGCCGCGACATCTACGTACCGGACTACGACCGCACGCTCGACGAGCCGGTCGCCGCGCGGCACGTGGTGCCTCCGGCGGCCCGGCTGATCGTGACCGAGGGGAACTACCTCGCCTGCGATCTGCCAGGGTGGCGGGACGCCCACGTGTTCATGGAGGAGTGCTGGTACGTCGAGGCGCCCGGGGACGTGCGTCAGGTGAGGCTGGTGGAGCGGCAGTTGGCGGGTGGGAGGAACGAGGCGCAGGCGCGGGACTGGGTCGCGACCAACGACGATCCCAACGGCGAACTCGTGGAGAAGTCGCGGGACCGCTGCCATCGAATCCTCTCCACTATTGGTATGGACATGTTCAAGGCTCAGCAATAA